Genomic segment of Gloeocapsa sp. PCC 7428:
TCTGCAAAACAAGCAGCAAACTGGATTATGGGTGATATTGCAGCATACCTGAATAAAAATAAGCTGAGTATCAACGAAATTGCGCTCAAACCAGAAGCCCTTGCCGAACTCGTCACATTGATTGAAGACAACACAATCAGCGGTAAAATCGCTAAAGACATACTACCAGAGTTATTAACCAAGGGTGGTTCGCCAAAAGCGATCGTCGAACGCGATAACCTAGGTCAAATATCAGATTCGAGTGCATTAGAACAAGCGATCGACCAAGTGATCGCCGCCAACCCCAAAGAACTCGAACAGTACCGCAACGGTAAAACGAAACTTCTTGGCTTCTTTGTCGGAAAAGTTCTCAAAGAAACTGGAGGACGTGCTGATCCTAAGTTGACAAATCAATTGCTGGCGAAGAAGCTTAATGGTTAGGGCATCGGTAATTGGTCACTGGTAAGTGGTTGCACAGAACCCATTATCCATTACCTGTTACCTGTCACCAACACTTAACAAAAAATCTAGAATCACGAGTAAATCAATGCTATCTAACCTGGTATACTTTGCAGAGTAGATGCACCCTGATGATCGGGAGAGTCACACAAAAGACTCTCCTTTTTTATAAAGATCGGCGCAAAATCGACAATTCATTAGGGGTAAGCGCCACAGGCGATAAGTGCGATCAAAGGCAGAGAGTAATGTCACAATGGCGGGAAATTGAGGGTGGCGTGACTGCTCCCAGAGGATATAAAGCAGCAGGAATCACAGCGGGATTGAAACCTTCAGGACTTCCAGATTTGGCATTAATTGTGTCAGATGTCGAAGCGATCGCCGCAGGAGTTTTTACCACATCCCAAGTTCGCGCCGCGTGTGTAGATTACTGTCGTCAACGCCTGCAAGCAAAATCCAGCGCTAGAGCAATATTATGTAATGCTGGACAAGCTAACGCCTCGACAGGTTCGCAAGGATGGCTTGATACTTTAGAAAGTGCGATGCTACTAGGGCAAGCGCTCAATATTCCTTCTGAGTCAGTACTCATCGCTTCGACGGGTGTCATTGGGCGCAGAATTCGCATGCATGCACTCAAAGCAGGAATTCCCAAACTTGTCGCCGCTGCTTCCGCAACAGGTTCTGATGATGCGGCGCAAGCGATTGTCACGACAGATTTAGTGACAAAATCCGTTGCTTTAGAAACGACGATGGGCGATCGCCCTGTGCGCATTGGTGGAATTGCCAAAGGTTCAGGGATGATTCATCCAAATATGGCAACGATGCTCGCTTTTGTGACCTGCGATGCTGTCGTGTCTCCTTCATTGTGGCAGCAAATGCTAAGCCGCGCCGCCGATAAAAGCTTTAATCAAATTACAGTGGACGGCGATACCAGCACCAATGATACACTCATTGCACTCGCAAACGGTCAATCACGCACCCCTGCAATTACAGAAATGGGGGCTGAAGCTGAGAAGCTAGAAGCAATGTTAACCGAAGTGTGTCAGCGTCTAGCAAAAGCTGTTGCGCGTGATGGTGAAGGCGCAACGTGTTTAATTGAAGTGCAAGTTAGTGGTGCGACAGATGAAGAATCTGCCAGAAAAGTTGCCAGAACGATCGCGGGTTCATCTTTAGTCAAGTCTGCAATCTTTGGACGCGATCCCAACTGGGGAAGAATCGCTGCTGCTGCTGGGCGCGCGGGAGTTCCGTTTGAACAAGAAAACTTGCAAATCAAGCTGGGAAACTTTGAGTTGATGCAAAATGGCGAACCATTACCGTTTGATCGTGCAGGTGCAAGTGCGTATTTAAAGCAAACTGCGGAGGCTTCTTCATTACCGAAAGAAGCTGTTGCGACAAATATGAGTAATGATTTATCTGTTGTTGAAGCTGGAATATCATTACCATTTGACCGCGTAAATGCACCACAGCAAAGAATTGATAACCCTGTGATTATTGCTGTGAGTATTGGTAATGGTTCAGGTTTTGGTAAAGCTTGGGGCTGTGACTTAAGTTACGATTACGTCAAGATTAATGCCGAGTATACAACTTGATGGGCAGCTAGCCAAGTGTGGTTGGTAATCGAACATGACGAATAATCGTCTCCAATTACCAATTACCCATTACCGAGTTGCGTTCTCAATACTATGCAGCGAATTTCTATTATTGGAACAAGTGGTTCAGGAAAGACAACTTTAGCACGTCAAATATCTCAAATTACAGCGATTCCTCATGTTGAATTAGACTATTTACGTTGGGAACCCAATTGGCAACTCGTTTCTCAAGATATTTGGCGCGATCGCATCTCACAAGCGCTTTCAGGCGATTCCTGGATTGTCGATGGCAATTGTAGTCAAGTTCATCACACGATTTGGAGTCGTGCCGATACTGTGATCTGGTTAGACTATCCTTTAGCCATAATTTTACAACGATTGCTTTGGCGAACTTTACGCCGCGTCATGACTCAAGAATCCGTTTGCAATGGCAATTATGAAACTTGGAGAACTACATTGAGTCGTGATTCGATTCTTCTCTGGGCAATTCAAACTTATTGCCGTAGAAAACGAGAGTACTCTATTCTATTAAGAAAACCAGAATATTCTCATCTTGAAATTATACACTTACAGTCACTTCGTGCAACACAAAACTGGTTACTCAGTCTAATTAGTTAGCTAATTACTACTTTGAATTCTTTCTACCAGCTTTCCAATCTTCGCCTCCTGGAAACTGAGTTAAACTCTCACTTACAATTGCAGGTAATTCTTTGACAGTATGAGAGTATGTTAACCTCAACAACTTCCGAGCCATCATAATAACTTGCTCTCTATCGACCATTTCACTAATTTGGAATTCGCTGTAGCTTCCGTTCAAAACTTCTACGCTTGCATCACGAATCGCCGACTCAAATTCATCTTCTAAAGTAGAGTCCCACTCATCTAAATCTAGATAATAAGATGTTTTGTTATCTTTTAAATTCAATCTTTTTATCTCGACGATTGAGTTACGAATTGAAGCAGCCCAAGAATTAGATAATTGTTGTTCAAGTTGATTTTTGATTAAATGAATCAATAGAATTCTGACAAATGCTTGGATGTTACGTAGAATGGCTTGCCTACTCATTCCTTCTAATTCATCTACAATAGCCAAAGCATCTGTGTAGCGTCCTTCTACAATACTTCTTCTTAAATCTACAAGTTCCTGTGTCATGTTAGCTGCCCTTCATACTTGATAGTACTGGCACGAATAGCGGTTGAAAACTGTATTTATAATATTTTGGCAGCAACTGAAATGTTAGTAGCGATCGCCTACTCGTTTGTTATCAAGGGCAATGGATAAGCCATTCCCCTTTGATTTATTTCATCCTAATCACGCAGTTTTTCGCCTTCACTTTTGTGGAATGATAGTGTTGCGTCTTGATTAAGTCCTTGTGCTTGTTGTTCTGCTGGTGAAGAATCTTTAGGAGGAATTCCTAATCCCATACGTACATTACGCCAGCCTAGCTTAATATCTTCCCACAAGTGGCTAGGTGGTTTGTAACCATAGGCGCGGTACTTGTTAGGTGGAACTTTTCCTTTTTGGTGGACAAAGTCTGCAAAAGCATCCGTCCAAGCATCAAACTTATCGTAAAAATTTGGTTCTTTCTCAATATCTTCAGCTTGGTTATCGCTATACTTCTTCCCGTGACCAATTTCTACATAGCGCCAGAGGCGATCTGGAACTTCAATTCCACTATAACGAGATTGCCAAACAAGTGGTGCATAAGCATTGCGTTCATTCTCAAACGGTTCTTCTTCTGGATCGAAGTAGTGTTTATGTTTGAGGTGTTTGGGTCGTCCTGTAGAATCAAGTTCATCAGCGCCATTGTCTCCATAGCAGAAAAAGCCTGCTGTGCGTCCTTCTAAGTGGTTCTTACTCAATTCTTCCCACTCTGGAGAATGTTCGAGTTGCATTGCTTTTTCAGGATCTTTATGATCGATTAAGTCTTCACGAGGATTACCGCCAC
This window contains:
- the argJ gene encoding bifunctional ornithine acetyltransferase/N-acetylglutamate synthase produces the protein MSQWREIEGGVTAPRGYKAAGITAGLKPSGLPDLALIVSDVEAIAAGVFTTSQVRAACVDYCRQRLQAKSSARAILCNAGQANASTGSQGWLDTLESAMLLGQALNIPSESVLIASTGVIGRRIRMHALKAGIPKLVAAASATGSDDAAQAIVTTDLVTKSVALETTMGDRPVRIGGIAKGSGMIHPNMATMLAFVTCDAVVSPSLWQQMLSRAADKSFNQITVDGDTSTNDTLIALANGQSRTPAITEMGAEAEKLEAMLTEVCQRLAKAVARDGEGATCLIEVQVSGATDEESARKVARTIAGSSLVKSAIFGRDPNWGRIAAAAGRAGVPFEQENLQIKLGNFELMQNGEPLPFDRAGASAYLKQTAEASSLPKEAVATNMSNDLSVVEAGISLPFDRVNAPQQRIDNPVIIAVSIGNGSGFGKAWGCDLSYDYVKINAEYTT
- a CDS encoding NAD(P)H-dependent oxidoreductase, which produces MKPNDENGKLSVEQRPFRVLIISGSNRRQYNCPGVDSKSRTLMLRMAERLPQEWEIDYEDLGNVYAREHIQSCNACASTSMALCVWPCNCYEPNSKAEPDLMWNLDLYSRLDLADAWAIIGPINWYAPSSNLKLMFDRLVCMSGGNPREDLIDHKDPEKAMQLEHSPEWEELSKNHLEGRTAGFFCYGDNGADELDSTGRPKHLKHKHYFDPEEEPFENERNAYAPLVWQSRYSGIEVPDRLWRYVEIGHGKKYSDNQAEDIEKEPNFYDKFDAWTDAFADFVHQKGKVPPNKYRAYGYKPPSHLWEDIKLGWRNVRMGLGIPPKDSSPAEQQAQGLNQDATLSFHKSEGEKLRD
- a CDS encoding DUF29 family protein, with protein sequence MTQELVDLRRSIVEGRYTDALAIVDELEGMSRQAILRNIQAFVRILLIHLIKNQLEQQLSNSWAASIRNSIVEIKRLNLKDNKTSYYLDLDEWDSTLEDEFESAIRDASVEVLNGSYSEFQISEMVDREQVIMMARKLLRLTYSHTVKELPAIVSESLTQFPGGEDWKAGRKNSK